Part of the Spinacia oleracea cultivar Varoflay chromosome 5, BTI_SOV_V1, whole genome shotgun sequence genome, TAGCTAGagcaaaataataaatcaaagtaagaagcaatacctaaatgaagaacaatgaaatatgaaagcttgaattttgattgcaattaaaaactaagtgtttggaacAAATTTACAGAGAATAACTAAgctaaggaaaataaactaagtgttcaATACTAAAAATTAAGGTctcactaaaaataaaaggggctagtatttatagtttgcccaaaataaagcccaaaaccggaaataaaaaacgcgaaaaagcatcaggggttggcgtcgcccgatcgggcgaaaggCTGCCTGATCGGGCAttctgctcgatagtcggcccgatcgggccaaattccgcccgatcaggcggttgcgaaatgcccagaacagcgcccagaatgaccgcccgatcgggcgcgcgttgaagGTTCCAGTGTTCTTCTTCTTCGCCCGGTCTTCTCATTCCGCCCTCCGCTTAAGGGGCGATTTGCAAAAAACAtcatccttcgcccatatcaccgagtctaacttccggggctcaaccataagcatctaaggctcccgaaagtcgacgatagtcgtcccgaacttcctcgggatcgtgtagtggccCATATCACCATAAAACGAGCCTCAAAAggccaatttctcactaagtaatcctgaaactcaaggcacactcaataacacagattagtactaaaaacggctcctgaGATCTCATTAgatgcataaaagtactaagggacgggggtaaaactctatataaaatacaCATATcatttataggagttgatttctagcttgagttgtgattcgcacagtggcccccgtacttaggtattccaggtacgtacaagactagggtgaccacccattccatgaggactttatgaagtatattgattgtgaatcatgtgaacttaagtgttgtgaattcatgtttgatgagtgaacaagcatgtgagaattgttattgaatctatgtgaatgagcatgttatggattgattaatgctttatagattctattgaactagcatgttatggactttataatcgttgaattatgtcaaacatgttgttcaaattggtatgcatgtatgagtgtttcgtatgcaagttattatgattatgctattgtacgggatgtctagcatacaatgagcctattgaatattgcctcAGTGCATTGTTTATTATATTGCCTCAATGCATCGTTTATTCTACCGCAAGTGTAGAATACATTTAAAGAGTttgtgtgaattgaactaaggactattcgtgctaagggaACATCCTGCATGTTAAGAAGGACAATGTTGGGTCGTCTCAATAGTGTTTTGAGATTGAACTATAGAGTAaattcacttgagtcctatgtttgatcacaagtcctaaaggattaaaatgaagtgtcattgtttaagTATTCGTGTGTGTAATTGTTGAATTAGTTGTGAGCTATGTCTTTGGGTTGAGTCTTGAacttaacatactaattaacataaagtgtaacccgaatgagcttcaaaaatcttggaacgtatataccttgagtatgaacaatggggggagtggggtcggagaaactcgtactccttgaatgatacaagacgttgtttcattcttttggttaTTCGCTTATtaaatgcgcaggaattccgtcggtatggtccgagtGTCGGTAGAAAGCCCAACTCTAtattatttggtgtttggtgggctcccaacaccctcagtttccctcagtgggttttgttattatattttacccgttcgaagctaaattcttattaatcaatgagttaagagtcgtgtcaaCTCTTGAGTAtgtcttcatgattaattgatttaattgaatggcgtttgcatgtggattgtctttattgttgagtgaagcatgttagactaggatttcgttctagcttgttcgtactcagcttttgctgttcgtgcttcatgtcttttggtcatggccttcgccttaatgaccctatgatgatccagcattgcacttgcattgttggggagtagatttcaataagcaggttggtagagataacttgcgggagaagttatcatgggaatagtGATGAGAGACTATTTCATCTTTCGCATTTATAAACTTTATTTCtgatttatagtcatgactactatcaCTATTTTTAAACGATTTATTACTTTGGTGGGCCTTGATGATTCCAAGTTGTTTTAATGATCATTACTACTTAAAtacgttttgaaagttagttatttctgctgcgtaattctggtaaatagccttagtcgttatcacggtggcggtaatatcttggtattTCTTCTATATtagtcggaaaaaggtaattatatatataaggaATTACCAGGGTATTACAGATGTGGCTCATAGAATCAAAGAAGGTTGGTTAACGTGGAAAAGTGCCAAATGGTTCCTATGTGATccaggcatgccccaaagattgaagggaaaattctACCGCACGACAATTCGACCAGCGTTGTTATACGGCAGGAAATGATGGGCAGTGAATCATTGTCACGTGCTTAAGATGAATGTGGCagagatgcgcatgttacgttggatgtgtaggcatacaagaaaggatcgtttgaggaatgagattattaggaagaaggtaggggttgcaccgattgcgtttaagatgatggaaaatcgtttaaggTGGTTTGAgcatgtaagcagaagatcaagtgatgccccAGTTAGGAGGCTAGAAGGGTGACAAAGTGATaaaattgcaaggggtaggggaatacctaagaaaacttggaggaaggtgattgagtaCGATATGAACCTACTTGGGATTGAGGagaatatggcgttggataggacagagtggagggagagaatatacgttgatgacttcatttgacttatgcatcttccatttttattttattttatttttagttttatttttttattgttatttttttatttttttattgttatttttttattttattttaaatgctaTTTCGAAAGGTGCTTATTTTACTTATATCTAGTTTAAACTTTGttttttattactccctccgtcccggaatactcgacccggtttgaccggcacagagtttaagggacttgaattgacttatttaatttaataggtagtagttgatagtggggtattattttaatgtagttagtgggaaatgtgtaaaggatTAGGTtaggggagagtaggggttgaatttttaattattttttgtatggagtagggggtaggtggattAATAGGGAtggagtgagaaaataatataatattgttagaatatttccatttttagaaacaggtcaagtattaagggacggcccgataaggaaaacaggtcaagtattccgggacggagggagtattatttaattttttgtattttgtatcccttaaattatttatttatttatttatttaaatttttttgtaaTATATATGTATAGAAGTGCTTATTTTACTTATATctattttaaactttatttatttttattatcgcttataatttttttttcttttaacttCCCCCTCCTTTTTGGTTTGTTCTGGTCACATTGACGATCTCCtatgacgattcatgttagcctaccccaaatcattttggggctaaggctttgttggtgttgttgttgttgttgttgttgttgttgttattgttatggGGAGGGACACAAAGGCTGTtaaattcaaatcaaacataCCCTATGCAAAATTATGCCTAAAAAAATTTCATATTTAACCACCTAAATGCAGAAAAAACAAGATTTGCTCTAAAATCACATAAATTTCTATAACGTTGAACCCTAATTGAATGCATTAACCCATACATTTCTCTAAATTAACTGAATTTCAAGTGGCATGTAAAATTACATTCAAGCTTTAAAAGAATTCTCGCGATCATCTTTTATCAAGGTTTTTCTCTCCCCCCTTTTAGAAACAGCAATGCGATTGTGACGACATTCGCAGATATTGGTGACGGTGATGGCAGttgagtaaaaaaaaataacagttGGAAGCCGACGGCAATGTTGGCGCGAGGATAGAAAGGGACGACGTGATTGCAGAGCCATACGGCGGAGTTGGAGCGGTTGGAGGCCAGAGAAGAGACTAGGATGTTAGAAAGGATAGGAGGAGAGATACAAAGGAGTATGAGAAGACGATGAaatttattacggagtacaatCACCTAATAAATAAGTGTAAAAGTACCAAATTACCTTTATATATATTGCTGAAATATTATCGCGCCACCTATGATTACTATTGGttttggccaatgaaaaataagatttctaatttatttttgaattaaaaagtcaagtgtcacgtagataattaattaggtggcacgtagatattttaattaattaattattaatatgtacaactccatccaaaatcaaacactaatctaaaatcaaattcaatctaaaatcaaacattaatccaataataGAGTGACACGTATGAAATCTAAtgctttcggccaatgaaaaataatattttaaaattatttttgaattacaaAAGTCGAGTGTCACGTAAATAAATAAGTAGACGCCACGTAGATATATTTATtagttaattattaatattacccatatacaatttcatccaaaatcaaacactctaataattaaaaaaacgaatctaaaatgaaatttaatccaaaataaaaaataatctaatCTAAAATAcaaatatagcagttggtatatataggagctttattttaacttaacaatttaatagaattcatGCATTACACGGGCTAaattctaatatatatatatatatatatatatatatatatatatatatatatatatatatatatatatatatatatatatatatatatatatatatatatatataatatatatatatatatatatataatcatgatctggtgagaaccaccccttaagatgagaactgagaaccaATCTCAACTGTCGATCGAACGAATCTAAGGGCTGTAAATCTATCCGAAAAACCGAAATAAGTAAGGGTAATATCGTAATTTAGCCGCGTTGAATGACCTCCCCATTCTACTCACTTTTCagattttctttctctctcttcctccttcCTCTCCTGCGAATTCTCTCAACCTCTCTCGCTGCcaatctccttctccttctttctCATACTTTCTTCTTCCAAATTCATATTCTTGGatttgtttttggttttttcCATTGCCCAGGTAATCTGctcttcaatttttattttcgaacaattgaaattagggttttagttCTTATTCGTATTtttatgttgtgtttactttttcttctgttttgttTACTTTTCGTCGATGCTGTGTTtacttttcattattttttgtttacttttactcgatgttgtgtttacttttactcgatgttgtgtttacttttgttgataatttctttccttttggtAATTTTGTCTTACTCTGTGTTCTGTTTATTTCAGAATATGAACGAGGGTGATGGAGCATTACCTACTTCTTTGTTAAATTCAGTTACAGAGATTAATCATTCAACTAGTAGTGTTGTTACTGATTCAACTAGTAATGATGATACTTCAAGCCTCATCAACTCACCTAGGGTGTGTTACTCCCCTAAAGGATCCAAGGAGTACATTGCAGGCTGTTTGCATCATCTTAAACCTAGTGTTGGTATgattttttattctttaaaagATGCTGAACTTTTTTATAAAGTTTATGCTGCTCACTGTGGTTTTCAAGTGCGCAATGGGACTGATAAAAAGGGAAAACAAACTGTTGGAAAAGAAATTGTTGAAGTGATACTTCTCAAATATTTGCTTTGTACTAAGCAAGGTTATTTTCAACCCAAGCCTAGAAATCAGGATGCTGAGTGTAGTCAAACGCGGAAAAGAAGTGTGACCCGTTCTGGTTGCTCTGCTTGTATTCGGTTACAGTATAGTTCTGGTGGTAAATAtgtgatttattattttcatgagGGCCATTCTCATCCTTTTTTAACCCCGAGCTCTATACCCTTTACTAAAGAGTCTAGGCAGTTGACTCAGGTGCAAAAgcaatatatttttaataatgcCAAAGTGAATATAGGGCCTGTTAAGTCCTATAGGATGAGTAAAGAACATTGTGGAAGTTATAACAACGTTCGTGGTACAAAAACTGATTTTAAAAACTTTTATCGTGATTTGAAAGTTTATATAGGCGACAAAGATGCGTTTATGTTCAAGGAAAATTTTGAGAGGAAAGTACAGGCTTCTAATGGGGGTTTTTACTTTGATTATTGTGTTGACAAGCATAAACATCTTACTCGTGCTTTTTGGGCTGATTCAATCTGTAGGAAAAATTATGCATTATTTGGGGATGTTGTTACTTTTGATAGTACATATGATACAAACAAATATTGTTTAGTTTTTTCTCCTTTCACTGGGGTTGATCACCACAAAAAGTGTGTCACTTTTGGTTCAGCTTTGTTGTCCAAAGAAGATACTGACTcttttgtttggttgtttgaGACATTTTTGAAGTGCATGGGTAATTGTGAACCTTATTGTTTGCTCGCGGATCAAGATCCTGCCATGTCAATTGTTATAGAGAAAGTGTTTGAAACGACTAAACCGCTTTTATGGATGTGGCATATAATGCGTAAGGTGCCTGATAAAGTTGGCCCTGTTCTTTGCAGAGAAACTGATTTTTTGAAGAAGTTAAATGCAGTGGTATGGGATTCTGATTTGGATCCAACTGAGTTTGTATCCAGCTGGGAAGCTGTGATGAAAGAATTTAGTTTAGAAAATCATGATTGGCttagttatatgtttaaaatcaaacataaaTGGATCCCAGCTTACTTTAGAGATCTTTTTATGGGTGCCTTGTTGCGAGTTACTTCTCGTTCTGAAGGGGAAAACAATTTCTTTTGTCATTTTACAAATCCACATGTCACTTTAGTTGAGTTTGCTCTACGTTATGATAGCGCGCTTGATGCCCAAAGACATGAACAAGATGAGTTGGTTAAGAAATCCAAAAATCTTTCTTCACTTGTTACTCCTTTACAATTAGAAAAGCAAGCATCGTTGTTTTATACACACGCACTTTTTTATGAATTTCAACAAGAGTGTGAGGCAGCATGTTTTGCATGTGGTATAGAGAGTTGCAATTCATGTTATGGTGATGGTGAAGAGTTTTTTGTTGTTTATGATAATGAGAGGCGCAAGAATTATGATGTTATTTTTGACACGAGTTCTAATGATAGTACATGCAGTTGTAGAAAGTTTGAGAGTGAAGGGATATTGTGTAGACATATCTTGTTTATAATGAAGGGCAAGTTCTTATGTGAAATTCCATCTAAGTATTTGGTGCGTCGTTGGTCAAAAGATGCCCTTAAGCAACCCATGTCTAATTTCGAAGGTTGGTCATTTGTGGAAGATTCTTCAAGGAGTGATAGAAAAAAAACAACTTCTCTCTGATTGTTTGTCTAAAATGTTTTCTTGTGTGAGTTTGGCCGAGGACACAGaagataacttgtttgaattagtTGAGAAATTAAGTGTGTTTGAGGAGGAATTGAAGAAAAAGAAGTGCGGTGAAGGCGATGCAACTAGGAAAGACCAAACTGCTTCTGATGCTGATATACTTGAGCTACTTGTTGGCTCAAAGTCTGGGGAGGTTGATGTTCTCCCTCCTAATGTTTGTCTTACCAAGGGATCTGGAAGAAGTTCCAAGAGGCTAAAGAGTGCGAAAGAGAAAGCAGTTGAAGTAAATACCACTGCAAAGAAGGGACGTACATGCAAAGCTTGTGGCCAGTCAGGGGTAAACCACGACAGCCGTAACTGTCCAAACAAATGACAGTGGGTactgcttaatttttttttattttaatttcatttacttttacttttaattcaTTTACTTTTGCTGATTCTTTATTTACTTTCTACTAATCAGGATCTTAGGATGAACCAAGTCCAACCAAATGACAGTGGGTACTGCTGAAtttctgttttattttttttaattttatatacttttatttttaattcatcTACTTTTAGTTtaaaattttctatttttactttcatttcATTTAACTATTACTGATTCTTTGTTCACTTTATACTAATCTATATCTGAATTTgtaccaattatttatgcacttgCAGGTGTCTGCTAGTTTGGCGTTTTGTGGATCTTACGGCGCAATGGAATGAGCTATAAATGAAGGACGGACAAGAAATAAGGAGCATTTTACTTATTTCCTATAAAAAGGAGgtcttaatattttattatgtaGTCTTAAGAGAACTTTGAACAGATTTTGAATTTATGCTTTTCAAGTAGGATTAtttgaattttagttttattaattttggaTTACAAAGTAACCATGTAtttagtataatttttttttttgcttaaatGTTTTTTTCATGTTTAGTACAATCCTACCTCCTATGTTTCTTAATTTTAATTCTAATGTCAATTTGTTTACTTTAAATGATTCTTTGTTTACTTTTTTGTGATTGGCATTACTTTATTATTGATCAAATTGTAACCAATTGTGAGGTAGAATTATTCAGATTAACAAGTTTGATTGATCTTTTTATAAAGGGAAATACCAGTAGTTGCCCTCATTTTTTGACACTTAGTTTTGGTAGCCAATAAATAACTGAAACTCTCGAACTAGCCTTGTTGTTTTATTTAATACTCCAACTTGACATCAATAAGTTTTTTCCATATATTTTGGGTGAAATATCCAACCATAGTTCTCTTTTTAAATCTCTTCGTCGCAAATGTCTTACAACCTTCACTATGACAAAAACCCCAAAAGAAAAGATTGGTCAAGGCCAAAGTAGTTGTCTTTGATGGTGTTGGCAACGCAAGAGTTTGAAATAAAGGTGATTGACATAGAAACCAAAGGCGTATCACGTATGAGTACAAGATTGTTAAAGAAACACTAAAAGTAAACTGGATTAATTTCAAAGTAAACTCATTATTTTCTTTAGtaaacaaaatatatttagGTAGCAGATAGTTGTATCACGTATGAGTACAAGATTGTTAAAGAAACACTAAAAGTAAACTGGATTAATTTCAAAGTAAACTCATTATCTTCTTTAGtaaacaaaatatatttagGTAGCAGATAGCTCTAGTCACAGCTCTAGTCAGGCTACTTTTTAATAATAGTACTTACAATAACCTAAGTTAACCAAGTCAACTGCCTATATGATATTTACTATTTTTTCCAATATATTGTTATATTATAATCACAAAAAAAATCTTCATTTGACGCTTTATCTCCTTTCACCGCTTCCATTTATCTCCTTCACCACCTATAGCATTAAAAATTAATAGTTGTATTAGTTTACTTCAGGATGAAAATAGTAAGAGTTATTAATATAAAATAatgcaaaaaaaatttaagacATGCTTTAGGAGGCGAAGGAGAACTTTGATAGACGATGTATAAAACAAATAATTAAGCACATTAGGAACAACCATTCACAAATAGTTAAATATATATGTTTTTCAACTTCACCTTTCAAGCTTGTATGCATTTCAACTTCAGTCATCTTTTTCCTCTTCTGCTGCTAATACATTCCTTTTAGCTTGTAccttttaacaaattttattcaaaagtaaaCTTTAGATACGTTTTGATCTAAACAGAACATAACATGTAATCTTTGTTAAACACATAATTGTAACAATAAGCAAGCATAAATCTCACTTTCTTTGATTCCCAGTCTTCAACTCTTTTGATTAGTTTGTCTTTCACCATATTCTTATCATGCAAAACAATCTTCATTGCACAATGCATTTGAAAATGTGTGTATCTTTCAACCTCCTGAAATATACAAGGAATAAGAAAAACGAATTGAAGTCTATAACAAAAAATTTCAACAAcacaataataatatattaaaagtaAGACCAAATATAAGTGCTACTTACATTTATAATTCGGCCAAGTTTAATTTTATCAACTCCATCATAAAATTGCATATTCATTATCAAATACACACCAGATgcattttcttcttttttctggaaCGGTAAATCAAGAATCCTCAAGTTGTAGGTCAACACTTTGTCAGCTTTTGGATGCTTGATACTCTTCAACAACTTCTTCATTTGAGCAACCTGGACAATTTTAacaattttgtttacttttgtaTAGTTTTCATTTACTTTTGTATAGTTTCCATTTACTTTTGTATAGTTTTCATTTACTTTCAGCCTTTAACTACATAATTCATTCACAAGTTCTTAAAACCAGAAACGAatccacaaatcaaaatgtcaaCTCTGAAATAGTTGACCAgaaataacaaaagaaaaagcaacAGAGGCAGCAgctcaaaataaaaatatcagATCGTTTTAAATTCACTTATACAGTACTACTTCAGTTGATAATCTCAGAACCTATCAGGTTGAAACAGGGTATAGTTGGTGCTTTGTCAAGGTATTAGGGCCATATTGTCTATGATGTTCAGGAAAAGCAGAGAGCCTAAAATAACAACAGATTTTCAGCCTTAAGATTCTCATTCTCATCTAACAACAGATTTTCAGGCTTAAGATTATTGTCTGAGACCCCACAACTACGACAATAATCAATTGCACTAATAAGTTattggaaataaaaaaaaaaaagaggttgTACAGACTTATATCATTTAGAATATTTACTTTTAGGTTAGTTTAATTAATCTACttttactaattaattatttacttttCAGGCCAACTAatttactttttaaaaaaaattgataaagccAAATATTGTTAACTTTTACCTATTTCTTTCACTGAAATCACGTAATAATATcttatttattttccttttaaagAGAGTATATATTCAATTCACTTTCTACAATTTTCATTTAAATTACTTCAAGTCTATAATCTAACATTTCCCTAACTGAGTAACAATCGGCAACAACACCAACTCAAACATAACACCCTAAGACAGACTGCAAGTTTAGAATCAGGATAGCAGCCTCACGAGTTTACTTCTGAGCATAATTCATTAACTAGTACCAAGTTTCGTTCCAGTTTTTAAAACTACTTCATTCTTACTCAATCAATCagtttttagaggcaaccaaACTGTTTGAAGAACTAAGAGCTTGGAAAAGGAtcataaaagaaaatgaaacaaTTTTGATAGTCGATAAATAACTAAgaaaagtaaatgaaactaatttAGTGGAGTTCACTCTACGTTAAATCCTTACCATGGCTTTTATGAATTCTGAAATTTCAGCCCATTCTTCATTTGTTTCATACAGGATGCTATCCAAATGATCAATTGTCTCATTCTTGAA contains:
- the LOC110778146 gene encoding protein FAR1-RELATED SEQUENCE 5-like, whose protein sequence is MNEGDGALPTSLLNSVTEINHSTSSVVTDSTSNDDTSSLINSPRVCYSPKGSKEYIAGCLHHLKPSVGMIFYSLKDAELFYKVYAAHCGFQVRNGTDKKGKQTVGKEIVEVILLKYLLCTKQGYFQPKPRNQDAECSQTRKRSVTRSGCSACIRLQYSSGGKYVIYYFHEGHSHPFLTPSSIPFTKESRQLTQVQKQYIFNNAKVNIGPVKSYRMSKEHCGSYNNVRGTKTDFKNFYRDLKVYIGDKDAFMFKENFERKVQASNGGFYFDYCVDKHKHLTRAFWADSICRKNYALFGDVVTFDSTYDTNKYCLVFSPFTGVDHHKKCVTFGSALLSKEDTDSFVWLFETFLKCMGNCEPYCLLADQDPAMSIVIEKVFETTKPLLWMWHIMRKVPDKVGPVLCRETDFLKKLNAVVWDSDLDPTEFVSSWEAVMKEFSLENHDWLSYMFKIKHKWIPAYFRDLFMGALLRVTSRSEGENNFFCHFTNPHVTLVEFALRYDSALDAQRHEQDELVKKSKNLSSLVTPLQLEKQASLFYTHALFYEFQQECEAACFACGIESCNSCYGDGEEFFVVYDNERRKNYDVIFDTSSNDSTCSCRKFESEGILCRHILFIMKGKFLCEIPSKYLVRRWSKDALKQPMSNFEGWSFVEDSSRSDRKKTTSL